The Hymenobacter sp. 5317J-9 genome has a window encoding:
- the bglX gene encoding beta-glucosidase BglX, translating to MTRLLTKPLLVLGLLLPGAASLAQNAASAPSANASIDQRVTALLAQMTLEEKVGQLNQYSGREVTGPASDRKSTLLSSISSGKVGSMLNVKGVKDTREIQAEALKSRLKIPLLFSLDVIHGYQTTFPIPLGEAASWDLDAIRLGAHVAAREAAASGIHWTFAPMVDVGRDPRWGRVMEGAGEDTYLGSLIARARVLGFQGEKLGGTDAVMACAKHFAAYGAAIGGRDYNAVDLSPQQLWETYLPPFKAAADAGVATFMNSFNTLNGVPATGNSYLQRDILKGQWHYPGFVVSDWGSIGELVTWGYAADKKDAAQKAIVAGSDMDMEADVYSKSLAQLVQDGKVKMELVDDAVRRILRKKFELGLFDDPYRFSDEKREQQVLADPQNRAAARQMAQKSLVLLKNERATLPLTKQLRSIALIGPVAKAKRDLNGSWTVDTDTTRITSLYDGLRQRAGKNTQLLYAKGCNVAGDSRAGFEQAVATAKNADLVVLAVGEAWDMSGEAKSRTDIHLPGVQEELFKALKATGKPVAVVVFGGRPLIFDAIADQADAILYAWWPGSEGGLALADVLYGDYNPAGKLPITFPRNVGQIPIAYNQQYNTGRPVTKPGDIRYKSAYIDAPSTPRYAFGHGLSYTTFKYSDLKISRPQLKAGESVQVSFTLTNTGKVTGEEVAQLYLRDPVASVVRPLKELKDFRKVSLKPGKSQTITFTIDQNKLAFYNSRLEWAAEPGTFNLMVGSASDDIRLEGTVELQ from the coding sequence ATGACTCGTTTGCTTACCAAGCCGCTTCTGGTGCTGGGCCTGCTGCTACCCGGCGCCGCTTCCCTGGCCCAGAATGCCGCATCCGCGCCGTCCGCCAATGCCAGCATCGACCAGCGCGTGACGGCGCTGCTGGCCCAGATGACCCTGGAAGAAAAAGTGGGCCAGCTCAACCAATACTCCGGCCGAGAAGTAACCGGCCCGGCCAGCGACCGCAAAAGCACCCTGCTCAGCAGCATCAGCAGCGGTAAAGTGGGCTCGATGCTGAACGTGAAAGGCGTGAAGGACACCCGCGAAATCCAGGCCGAGGCTCTGAAATCGCGCCTTAAAATCCCGCTGCTTTTCAGCCTCGACGTCATCCACGGCTATCAAACCACCTTCCCGATTCCGCTGGGCGAGGCCGCTTCCTGGGACCTCGACGCCATTCGACTGGGCGCGCACGTGGCGGCCCGCGAGGCGGCGGCCTCGGGCATTCACTGGACATTTGCGCCCATGGTCGACGTGGGCCGCGACCCGCGCTGGGGCCGCGTGATGGAAGGCGCCGGCGAAGACACCTACCTTGGCTCGCTCATTGCCCGGGCTCGGGTGCTGGGTTTTCAGGGCGAAAAGCTGGGCGGCACCGACGCCGTGATGGCCTGCGCCAAACACTTTGCCGCCTACGGGGCCGCCATCGGCGGGCGCGACTACAACGCCGTCGACCTCAGCCCGCAGCAGCTGTGGGAAACCTACCTGCCGCCCTTCAAGGCCGCTGCCGATGCCGGTGTGGCCACGTTCATGAACTCCTTCAACACCCTGAACGGTGTGCCGGCCACCGGCAACAGCTACCTGCAGCGCGACATCCTGAAAGGCCAGTGGCACTACCCCGGCTTCGTGGTGAGCGACTGGGGCTCCATCGGCGAGCTGGTGACCTGGGGCTATGCCGCCGACAAGAAAGACGCAGCGCAAAAAGCCATCGTGGCGGGCTCCGACATGGACATGGAAGCCGACGTGTACAGTAAGAGCCTGGCCCAGCTGGTGCAGGACGGCAAGGTGAAAATGGAGTTGGTGGACGATGCCGTGCGCCGCATTCTGCGCAAGAAATTTGAGCTGGGCTTGTTCGACGACCCCTACCGCTTCTCGGATGAAAAGCGCGAGCAGCAAGTGCTGGCCGACCCGCAAAACCGCGCCGCCGCCCGCCAGATGGCCCAAAAATCCTTGGTGCTGCTGAAAAACGAGCGCGCCACCCTGCCGCTCACCAAACAGCTGCGCAGCATCGCCCTCATCGGCCCCGTGGCCAAGGCCAAGCGCGACCTCAACGGCAGCTGGACCGTGGACACCGACACCACGCGCATTACCTCGCTCTACGACGGCCTGCGCCAGCGCGCCGGCAAAAACACCCAACTGCTTTACGCCAAAGGCTGCAACGTGGCGGGCGACAGCCGCGCCGGCTTCGAACAGGCCGTGGCCACCGCCAAAAACGCCGACCTCGTGGTGCTGGCCGTGGGCGAAGCCTGGGACATGAGCGGCGAAGCCAAGTCGCGCACCGACATCCACCTGCCCGGCGTGCAGGAAGAACTATTCAAAGCCCTGAAGGCCACTGGCAAGCCGGTGGCCGTGGTGGTGTTTGGCGGGCGTCCGCTCATTTTTGACGCCATTGCCGACCAGGCCGATGCCATTCTCTACGCCTGGTGGCCCGGCTCGGAAGGCGGCCTGGCGCTGGCCGATGTGCTCTACGGCGACTACAACCCCGCCGGCAAGCTGCCCATCACCTTCCCCCGCAACGTGGGCCAGATTCCCATCGCCTACAACCAGCAGTACAACACGGGCCGGCCCGTTACCAAGCCCGGCGACATCCGCTACAAATCGGCCTACATCGACGCGCCCAGCACGCCGCGCTACGCCTTCGGCCACGGCCTGAGCTACACCACGTTCAAATACTCCGACCTCAAAATCAGCCGCCCGCAGCTCAAAGCTGGCGAGTCGGTGCAGGTCAGCTTCACGCTCACCAACACCGGCAAAGTGACCGGCGAGGAAGTGGCCCAGCTCTACCTCCGCGACCCCGTGGCCTCGGTGGTGCGCCCGCTCAAGGAGCTGAAGGATTTCCGCAAAGTCAGCCTCAAGCCCGGCAAAAGCCAGACCATCACCTTCACCATCGACCAGAACAAGCTGGCCTTCTACAACTCCAGGCTGGAGTGGGCCGCCGAGCCCGGCACCTTCAACCTGATGGTGGGCAGCGCCTCGGACGACATCCGGCTCGAAGGCACGGTGGAGCTGCAGTAG
- a CDS encoding sialate O-acetylesterase encodes MPLLYFLLVALLPTTGLRAQALKPRLRQAATLPARKEKFRLYLLIGQSNMAGRGLVEAEDTVPNARVLRLNPAGQWEVAQDPLHFDKTIAGVGPGLSFGRLMAAQDASVTIGLIPCAVGGSGIDAWAPGAYYEGTKTHPYDDALARARTALRMGTLAGIIWHQGETDSTPEKSAVYEQKLKALITRLRADLQAPDVPFVAGQLPDFQINKAGPDGQPHPNEAARRVNQAVAALARQVPRYAYISAEGTADIGDHTHFNAASARLLGRRYAAAMQALQRRPSRKN; translated from the coding sequence TTGCCTCTGCTATACTTCCTGCTCGTGGCCCTGCTGCCAACGACCGGGCTGCGCGCGCAAGCCCTGAAGCCGCGCCTGCGCCAAGCCGCAACGCTGCCTGCTAGAAAGGAGAAGTTCCGCCTCTACCTGCTCATCGGCCAGTCAAACATGGCCGGCCGCGGCCTGGTGGAAGCTGAGGACACCGTGCCTAATGCCCGGGTGCTGCGCCTGAACCCGGCCGGACAGTGGGAAGTGGCCCAGGACCCCCTTCACTTCGATAAAACCATTGCCGGCGTGGGGCCGGGCCTGAGCTTCGGCCGGCTGATGGCGGCGCAGGACGCCAGCGTCACCATCGGGTTGATTCCCTGCGCAGTGGGCGGCTCCGGCATCGACGCCTGGGCGCCCGGCGCTTATTACGAAGGCACCAAAACCCACCCCTACGACGACGCCCTGGCCCGCGCCCGCACGGCCCTGCGCATGGGCACGCTGGCCGGCATCATCTGGCACCAGGGCGAAACCGACAGCACCCCCGAAAAAAGCGCCGTATACGAGCAAAAGCTCAAGGCGCTGATTACGCGGCTGCGCGCCGATTTGCAGGCGCCTGACGTGCCATTTGTGGCCGGGCAGCTGCCCGATTTCCAGATAAACAAAGCCGGCCCTGATGGCCAGCCGCACCCGAACGAAGCCGCCCGGCGCGTCAACCAAGCCGTGGCGGCGCTGGCCAGGCAGGTGCCCCGCTACGCCTACATCAGCGCCGAGGGCACGGCCGACATCGGCGACCACACGCATTTCAACGCGGCTTCGGCCCGGCTGCTGGGCCGGCGCTACGCAGCCGCCATGCAAGCGCTGCAACGCCGCCCTTCCCGCAAAAACTAA
- a CDS encoding glycoside hydrolase family 2 TIM barrel-domain containing protein yields the protein MTQLTPMKRLLAALLCAAGLFTASAAQAQTGLLQHAPGRQVLSLNGRWNYIIDPYENGFYDYRRMAFDQSKTGKGGYYDNQKPSTKQEPELIEYDFDQSAGLMVPGDWNSQDPKLLYYEGTIWYKKSFNLKPAAGKRYFLYFGAINYEAHIYLNGKKLGMHKGGFTPIQYDITSQLSASGDNFVVVKADNTRHADEVPTINTDWWNYGGITRDVFVAEAPETFVVDYKVQLAKNDPTKLAGYVQLDGPAKASQAVTLTIAEAGLKQTLKTDADGRATFSLPAKKLKLWSPQSPKLYAVSLSSGADAVTDNIGFRTIQTKGQDILLNGKSIFMRGISMHDENPLIPGRARGEGDLRMLLTWAKELGCNYVRLAHYPHNEAMLRLADEMGLLVWAEVPVYWTIAWENPATYQNAEAQLSDLISMGKNRASVVVWSVGNETPLGDPRLKFMTSLVTKARSLDDTRLIAAALELHRTPDNVVHVDDALGESLDLTSFNEYAGWYWGGSPSEITKYTFDIKYNKPVVISEFGGDALAGYHGDAETRWSEEYQEALYVNQLKMLSTIKGLRGMTPWILADFRATRRQHPVYQNGFNRKGLISSTGVKKKAFYVLQDYYRQMATKYEAGK from the coding sequence ATGACCCAACTCACCCCGATGAAGCGGCTGCTGGCGGCCCTGCTGTGCGCCGCCGGCCTCTTCACCGCGTCGGCCGCGCAGGCCCAGACCGGCCTGCTGCAACACGCGCCCGGCCGCCAGGTCCTCAGCCTCAACGGCCGCTGGAACTATATCATCGACCCCTACGAAAACGGCTTTTACGACTACCGCCGCATGGCGTTCGACCAGTCGAAAACCGGCAAAGGCGGCTACTACGACAACCAAAAGCCCAGCACGAAGCAGGAGCCCGAGCTGATTGAGTACGACTTCGACCAATCGGCGGGCCTGATGGTGCCCGGCGACTGGAACTCGCAGGACCCCAAGCTGCTGTACTACGAAGGCACCATCTGGTACAAGAAAAGCTTCAACCTAAAGCCTGCGGCCGGCAAGCGCTATTTCCTGTATTTCGGGGCCATCAACTACGAGGCGCACATCTACCTCAACGGCAAGAAGCTGGGCATGCACAAGGGCGGCTTCACGCCCATTCAGTACGACATCACCAGCCAGCTGAGCGCCTCCGGCGACAACTTCGTGGTGGTGAAGGCCGACAATACCCGCCACGCCGACGAAGTCCCGACCATCAACACCGACTGGTGGAACTACGGCGGCATCACGCGCGACGTCTTCGTGGCCGAAGCGCCCGAAACCTTCGTGGTGGACTACAAGGTGCAGCTGGCCAAAAACGACCCCACCAAGCTGGCCGGCTACGTGCAGCTCGACGGCCCCGCCAAAGCCAGCCAGGCCGTGACGCTGACCATTGCCGAAGCCGGCCTCAAGCAAACCCTAAAGACCGATGCCGACGGCCGCGCCACCTTCAGCCTGCCGGCTAAGAAGCTGAAGCTGTGGTCGCCGCAAAGCCCCAAGCTCTACGCGGTGAGCTTGAGCAGCGGCGCCGACGCTGTGACCGATAACATCGGTTTCCGCACCATTCAGACCAAGGGCCAGGACATTCTGCTCAACGGCAAGTCCATTTTCATGCGCGGCATTTCGATGCACGACGAAAACCCGCTGATTCCGGGCCGGGCCCGCGGCGAAGGCGACCTGCGCATGCTGCTCACCTGGGCCAAGGAGCTGGGCTGCAACTACGTGCGCCTGGCCCACTACCCGCACAACGAAGCCATGCTGAGGCTGGCCGACGAGATGGGCCTGCTGGTGTGGGCCGAAGTGCCCGTGTACTGGACCATTGCTTGGGAAAACCCTGCCACCTACCAAAACGCCGAAGCCCAGCTCTCGGACCTGATTTCGATGGGGAAAAACCGCGCCAGCGTGGTGGTGTGGAGCGTGGGCAACGAAACGCCGCTCGGCGACCCCCGCCTGAAATTTATGACCAGCCTGGTAACCAAAGCCCGCTCCCTCGACGACACCCGCCTCATCGCGGCCGCCTTGGAACTGCACCGCACCCCCGACAACGTGGTGCACGTGGACGATGCTTTGGGCGAGTCGCTGGACCTGACCAGCTTCAACGAGTACGCCGGCTGGTACTGGGGCGGCAGTCCGAGCGAAATCACCAAATACACTTTCGATATCAAGTACAACAAGCCCGTCGTCATCAGCGAATTCGGCGGCGACGCGCTGGCCGGCTACCACGGCGACGCCGAAACCCGCTGGAGCGAAGAGTACCAGGAAGCGCTCTATGTGAACCAGCTCAAGATGCTGAGCACCATAAAGGGCCTGCGCGGCATGACCCCCTGGATTCTGGCCGACTTCCGTGCCACCCGTCGCCAGCACCCCGTTTATCAGAACGGCTTCAACCGCAAGGGGCTGATTTCGAGCACGGGCGTGAAGAAGAAGGCTTTTTATGTGCTGCAGGACTATTACCGGCAGATGGCGACGAAATACGAAGCAGGTAAATAA
- a CDS encoding RagB/SusD family nutrient uptake outer membrane protein, with product MTFNQFFSGAAVATVLGLGVLGTTSCQKDFIELNDPTRVPTTESYKDSLSILTGVTAAYSSLQDLYGKAGGSRGWFIFAEIPSDNSYTVTSGERLNEYNDFTLFSDNQHIQSYWLSTYRMIARCNLILSRAGAVKLTDATRNRYYGEVRFLRALTYFNAVRIWGDIPLVTQELPAIQDAYAFGRRPVAEVYAQIEQDLDFAEKNLPVTYTGTTNLGRATKGAATALFGKVLLTQKKYQAAADKLQPLATGTTYALQATYANIFATTNEMNSEIIFAARYTKGTLGLGSAFTTWFMPAYGTAQSTALLGAAFTGQQFNTVDNDLIAAFTASGPTDVRAATSYVLPAGAAATLGYYTKKYIDTPTAATDAENDWIVLRQADVLLMYAEAVNEATGPSAGALAAINQVIRRSRGLPVATANATVDLPATISQTALRDRIELERRLELNFEGHRWFDLVRTDRAIPVMNAFFARYNSTVRIDPNDLLFPLPVQEIQTNPILTQNPGYN from the coding sequence ATGACTTTCAATCAATTTTTCTCGGGAGCAGCCGTGGCCACGGTACTGGGGCTGGGCGTGCTGGGCACCACGTCGTGCCAGAAGGATTTCATCGAGCTGAACGACCCCACGCGGGTTCCCACCACGGAGAGCTATAAGGACTCGCTGAGCATCCTTACGGGCGTGACGGCGGCGTACTCGTCGCTGCAGGACCTCTACGGTAAGGCCGGCGGCAGCCGCGGCTGGTTCATCTTTGCCGAAATTCCGTCGGACAACAGCTACACCGTCACTTCGGGCGAGCGCCTGAACGAGTACAACGACTTCACGCTCTTCAGCGACAACCAGCACATCCAGAGCTACTGGCTCTCGACCTACCGCATGATTGCGCGCTGCAACCTCATCCTCAGCCGCGCCGGCGCCGTGAAGCTCACCGATGCCACCCGCAACCGTTATTACGGCGAGGTGCGCTTCCTGCGGGCCCTGACGTACTTCAACGCCGTCCGCATCTGGGGCGACATTCCGCTGGTGACGCAGGAGCTGCCGGCCATTCAGGATGCCTATGCCTTTGGCCGCCGGCCGGTGGCCGAGGTGTATGCCCAGATTGAGCAGGACCTGGATTTTGCCGAAAAGAACCTGCCCGTGACCTACACCGGCACCACCAACCTGGGCCGCGCCACCAAGGGCGCCGCCACGGCGCTTTTCGGCAAGGTGCTGCTGACGCAGAAGAAGTACCAGGCCGCCGCCGACAAGCTGCAGCCCCTGGCCACCGGCACCACCTACGCCCTGCAGGCTACCTACGCCAACATCTTCGCCACCACCAACGAGATGAACAGCGAAATCATTTTTGCGGCGCGCTACACCAAGGGCACGCTGGGCCTGGGCAGCGCCTTCACCACGTGGTTTATGCCCGCGTACGGCACCGCGCAATCGACGGCCCTGCTGGGTGCGGCCTTCACCGGCCAGCAGTTCAATACTGTGGACAACGACCTGATTGCCGCCTTCACGGCCAGCGGCCCGACCGATGTGCGGGCGGCCACGTCGTACGTGCTGCCCGCGGGCGCCGCGGCAACGCTGGGATACTACACCAAGAAGTACATCGACACCCCCACGGCGGCCACCGACGCCGAAAACGACTGGATAGTGCTGCGCCAGGCCGACGTGCTGCTCATGTACGCCGAGGCCGTGAACGAGGCCACCGGCCCTAGTGCTGGCGCGCTGGCGGCCATCAACCAGGTCATTCGCCGCTCGCGGGGGCTGCCCGTGGCCACGGCCAACGCCACCGTCGACCTGCCCGCCACCATCAGCCAGACCGCTCTGCGCGACCGCATCGAGCTGGAGCGCCGCCTGGAGCTCAACTTCGAAGGCCACCGCTGGTTCGACCTGGTGCGCACCGACCGCGCCATTCCGGTGATGAACGCCTTCTTTGCCCGCTACAACTCCACGGTCCGCATCGACCCGAACGACCTGCTCTTCCCCTTGCCGGTGCAGGAAATTCAAACCAACCCGATTCTGACCCAGAACCCGGGCTACAACTAG